From one Deinococcus sp. NW-56 genomic stretch:
- a CDS encoding IS5 family transposase encodes MTRRGYPSDVDDDTYLFLLPYLLLSRADAGQRKHPIRDVLNALLWMARTGAQWSYLPNDFPPAETVRQQAHRWFVAGCFENAAHDLRILARVEQGRDPEPSAVVMDSRTLQSTPESGHRAGYDGAKKRKGTKVHLAVDTLGHVLAILTSPANEQDRAQVKDLCLEVQEATGAQVEVAFVDQGYTGVQTALDATDAGVELVVVKRPEATKGFILLPKRWVVERSFAWLARFRRLSRDLERLPSTLVGFHFLAACILLCHNLTPLFA; translated from the coding sequence GTGACGCGGCGAGGCTACCCCAGCGACGTTGACGACGACACCTACTTGTTCCTGCTCCCGTACCTGCTGCTCAGCCGTGCGGATGCAGGTCAACGGAAGCACCCCATCCGGGATGTCCTGAACGCCTTGCTGTGGATGGCCCGCACGGGGGCGCAGTGGAGCTATCTTCCAAACGACTTTCCTCCTGCGGAGACGGTGCGCCAACAGGCGCACCGTTGGTTCGTGGCAGGCTGCTTCGAGAATGCCGCCCACGACCTGCGAATCCTGGCCCGGGTGGAGCAAGGTCGAGATCCCGAGCCGTCCGCGGTGGTCATGGACAGCCGAACCCTCCAAAGCACACCTGAAAGCGGTCACCGTGCGGGCTATGACGGGGCCAAGAAGCGCAAGGGCACCAAGGTTCACCTCGCCGTGGACACCCTGGGACACGTGCTGGCTATCCTCACTTCCCCAGCCAACGAACAGGACAGGGCACAGGTCAAAGACCTGTGCCTAGAGGTGCAGGAAGCCACCGGAGCACAGGTGGAAGTCGCCTTCGTGGATCAAGGGTATACGGGAGTCCAGACCGCGTTAGACGCGACGGATGCGGGCGTCGAGCTGGTCGTCGTGAAGCGTCCAGAAGCGACCAAGGGGTTCATCCTGCTTCCGAAACGCTGGGTGGTTGAACGTTCGTTTGCGTGGCTGGCACGCTTCCGGAGGCTGAGCCGAGATCTGGAACGCCTTCCCTCCACATTGGTTGGGTTCCACTTCCTCGCCGCCTGCATTCTGCTCTGCCACAACCTCACGCCACTTTTTGCTTAG
- a CDS encoding C39 family peptidase — MATQLFLLGSVAWAILGGVGLAAPASVTLKNIRHEYQGPDNCAPVTALSILGYYGTQVTQTQAAGAMKDYRGDPQVTSLELAAYLGRFGLRSVIRYAGDAEVLRELVSRGFPVVVQQRLRPGSNVVHFRTVYGYSAGRFLTSDSIRGPSLSLSTAELQDLWRYYNGEYLVAYPPGKEGLVRAALGEDFDLTANWQHAKRHGEEDVKARPNDPYAWWGLAKANLRLGNIKLAAQQFDRAVQIGVPTMYYLYRQEAFEAWTRSGEHEKTLRLTTRALKSYPRSKELIEFRSRASRALGG, encoded by the coding sequence ATGGCGACTCAACTGTTTTTGCTTGGTTCGGTGGCGTGGGCGATATTGGGCGGGGTGGGATTGGCTGCGCCTGCCAGTGTCACGCTGAAGAACATCCGCCATGAGTACCAGGGTCCGGACAACTGCGCGCCCGTGACGGCGCTGAGCATTCTCGGGTACTACGGTACTCAGGTCACTCAAACTCAAGCGGCCGGGGCCATGAAAGATTACCGGGGGGATCCCCAGGTCACCAGCCTCGAACTTGCGGCCTATCTGGGCCGATTTGGACTTCGCAGCGTCATCCGGTATGCGGGGGATGCGGAGGTGCTGCGCGAACTCGTATCACGGGGTTTCCCGGTCGTGGTGCAGCAGCGCCTGCGGCCTGGGAGCAATGTCGTGCACTTCCGCACCGTGTACGGGTATAGCGCTGGGCGCTTCCTGACCAGCGATTCGATCCGCGGACCTTCCCTGAGCCTGTCCACTGCGGAGCTTCAGGACTTGTGGCGGTACTACAACGGCGAGTATCTGGTCGCGTACCCGCCTGGGAAAGAGGGCCTGGTGCGGGCGGCGCTCGGGGAAGATTTCGACCTGACCGCGAACTGGCAGCACGCCAAACGCCACGGCGAGGAGGACGTGAAGGCACGCCCGAACGACCCGTACGCCTGGTGGGGGCTGGCCAAAGCGAACCTGCGACTGGGCAACATCAAGCTTGCAGCGCAGCAGTTTGACCGGGCCGTGCAGATCGGGGTGCCCACCATGTACTACCTGTACCGCCAGGAAGCCTTTGAAGCCTGGACACGGTCCGGCGAACACGAGAAGACGCTGCGCCTGACGACCCGCGCCCTGAAGTCGTACCCGCGAAGCAAGGAACTGATCGAGTTCCGCAGTCGCGCGAGCAGGGCGCTGGGCGGGTAG
- the istB gene encoding IS21-like element helper ATPase IstB, whose product MLPHPVIQQLRALKLDGMALALQEQQEQPGLRELSFEERLTLLVDRERACRDTRGLQRRLTAARLKVNASLEEVDVKHPRGLDARLLRSLAQGQWLAEKRGVIITGPTGVGKTFIGCALAHQACRQGFTALYAQTGRLLQELTLAKGDGRYLKLLASIARVNVLILDDWGLDVPTAEGRRILLEILDDRYERASTIITSQFPTPAWHANLGDPTLADAILDRVLHHAYRIELRGESLRKKSRKLTPETVSLS is encoded by the coding sequence ATGTTGCCCCATCCGGTGATTCAACAGTTGCGCGCCCTGAAGCTCGATGGCATGGCGCTCGCTTTGCAAGAACAACAGGAACAACCTGGTCTCCGCGAGCTGAGCTTCGAGGAACGACTCACCTTGCTGGTCGACCGTGAGCGGGCCTGCCGGGATACCCGGGGCTTGCAGCGCCGCCTGACGGCGGCGCGTTTGAAGGTCAATGCGAGCCTGGAAGAGGTGGATGTGAAACACCCGAGGGGGCTGGATGCCCGGTTGCTGCGTTCACTGGCCCAGGGTCAGTGGCTCGCCGAAAAAAGGGGGGTCATCATCACCGGCCCCACGGGCGTCGGGAAGACGTTCATCGGGTGTGCCCTGGCGCACCAGGCTTGCCGTCAGGGCTTCACGGCGTTGTATGCGCAAACCGGGCGACTGTTGCAGGAACTGACCCTGGCGAAAGGGGATGGACGGTATCTGAAGCTCCTGGCGAGCATCGCCAGGGTGAACGTCCTGATTCTGGATGACTGGGGGCTGGATGTGCCCACAGCGGAAGGTCGAAGGATTTTGCTGGAGATTCTGGATGACCGCTATGAACGGGCTTCGACGATCATTACCAGTCAGTTCCCGACCCCGGCCTGGCACGCGAATCTGGGAGATCCCACGCTGGCGGACGCGATCTTGGATCGCGTCCTGCATCACGCCTACCGGATCGAACTTCGGGGAGAAAGCCTCAGAAAGAAGAGCAGGAAGTTGACCCCGGAGACGGTCAGCCTTTCATAA
- a CDS encoding IS3 family transposase (programmed frameshift) — translation MGERKRYSKEFKQEAVRLAKEPDRSVLQVAQGLGISDSALHRWMREFAGQGGAAFPGHGKQVLTPEQAEIKRLQRELDIARQERDVLKKAGGLLRPGTMTAFEFIEGHRDEFRLDVMCRMLGVTKSGYFTWRGRPISTRKTKDAELKDEIERIHIRSKGRYGVPRVHAELRAAGTACSRRRVARLMREAGLRGKVRKRYKATTQADPAHPPAEDLVRRNFEVTAPNTVWVSDMSYLPTKEGWLYLAVVLDLHSRLVVGWSMGERLTTDLPLSALKMALDRRRPPPGLIHHSDRGSQYTSSAYRGALEAQGALASMGKKGDCFDNAVVESFFSTLKRELLLDHVFHTRQEGRSQVFEYVEMFYNRQRRHSFLGYRSPVEFERIREPVAA, via the exons GTGGGAGAGCGAAAGAGGTACAGCAAAGAGTTCAAGCAGGAGGCCGTCCGGCTCGCCAAAGAGCCGGACCGGAGCGTGCTCCAGGTCGCGCAGGGCCTGGGGATCAGCGACTCGGCCCTGCACCGCTGGATGCGTGAGTTCGCAGGGCAGGGAGGGGCGGCCTTTCCCGGGCACGGGAAGCAGGTCCTGACCCCTGAGCAGGCCGAAATCAAGCGGTTGCAACGGGAGTTGGACATTGCACGTCAGGAGCGTGATGTCCTGAAAAAAGCCG GTGGCCTTCTTCGCCCGGGAACAATGACGGCCTTCGAGTTCATCGAAGGGCACCGGGACGAGTTTCGTCTCGACGTGATGTGCCGCATGCTCGGCGTGACCAAGAGCGGGTACTTCACTTGGCGAGGAAGGCCGATCAGCACGAGGAAAACCAAGGATGCCGAGCTGAAGGACGAGATTGAGCGCATCCATATCAGGAGCAAGGGCCGCTACGGCGTCCCCCGGGTTCACGCCGAGTTGCGAGCTGCTGGGACGGCGTGCTCGCGTCGTCGGGTGGCCCGCCTCATGCGTGAGGCGGGCCTGCGGGGCAAGGTCCGCAAAAGGTACAAAGCCACCACCCAGGCGGACCCGGCTCACCCACCCGCCGAGGACCTGGTGCGCCGCAACTTCGAGGTCACCGCACCGAACACGGTGTGGGTCAGCGACATGTCGTACCTGCCCACAAAAGAGGGCTGGTTGTATCTGGCCGTCGTGCTGGACCTGCACTCCCGGCTGGTGGTGGGCTGGTCGATGGGGGAACGGCTCACCACGGACCTGCCGCTCTCGGCACTCAAGATGGCCTTGGACCGGCGGCGACCGCCGCCGGGACTGATCCACCATAGCGATAGGGGCAGCCAATACACGAGTTCCGCTTACCGAGGCGCCCTGGAGGCCCAGGGCGCCCTAGCGAGCATGGGCAAGAAAGGGGATTGTTTCGATAACGCCGTCGTGGAGAGCTTTTTCTCGACCCTGAAGCGAGAGCTGTTGTTGGACCACGTGTTCCACACGCGCCAGGAGGGGCGATCACAGGTGTTCGAGTACGTGGAGATGTTCTACAACCGGCAACGGCGGCACTCGTTCCTGGGCTACCGAAGCCCGGTAGAATTCGAGCGGATCAGGGAACCCGTAGCGGCGTAA
- the istA gene encoding IS21 family transposase translates to MTRKRASMRKIREVLRLKLELKLSDRLIGQSVQLARSTVQDYVARAQQAGLSWPLPPELDDVQLEVLLFRTREQAAVSVTHQPDWAAIDRELRRKGVTRQLLWEEYRRHHPDGWQYATFNENYRKWKATTGLTMRQTHRAGEKLFVDYAGLTLPLTDPRNGVVQAGQVFVATLGASDYTYAEVTRTQGIHDWIASHVRALDFFGGVPEIIVPDNLKAGVTHASRYEPELNRTYQEFAQHYDVAVIPARVRKPKDKALVEVHVQIVERRILAPLRDRVFFSLSEANEAVWELLNTLNGQPFQKRPGSRRSEFETLDQPLLRPLPAQPFEVAEWKHATVGLDYHVVVQGHAYSVPHHHVKTRVDLRLTARLIEIYRSGVRIAVHHRVPDALTSARQQTTVPDHMPAHHRYYREVGPDQLLGQAQQIGEATTTLVRAIFDGDQHGPASVLRTFGYAATGSLIRSNSTGLR, encoded by the coding sequence ATGACCAGAAAGCGAGCGTCCATGCGAAAAATCAGGGAAGTCTTGCGGTTGAAACTGGAACTGAAGCTCAGTGACCGCCTCATTGGACAAAGCGTCCAACTCGCCCGCAGCACCGTGCAGGATTACGTCGCACGCGCTCAGCAAGCGGGGCTGAGCTGGCCTCTCCCCCCAGAGCTGGACGATGTCCAGCTCGAAGTGCTGCTCTTTCGTACCCGTGAGCAGGCTGCCGTCAGTGTCACCCACCAGCCCGACTGGGCCGCCATTGACCGGGAACTGCGGCGCAAAGGCGTCACTCGTCAACTGCTGTGGGAAGAGTACCGTCGGCACCATCCGGACGGCTGGCAATACGCAACCTTCAACGAGAATTACCGGAAGTGGAAGGCCACAACGGGCCTGACCATGCGCCAGACCCACCGGGCAGGTGAGAAGCTCTTCGTCGACTACGCCGGACTGACGTTGCCCTTGACCGACCCGAGGAATGGGGTCGTCCAGGCTGGCCAGGTGTTCGTGGCCACCCTGGGTGCCAGCGACTACACCTACGCCGAAGTGACCCGAACCCAGGGCATTCACGATTGGATCGCGTCGCATGTCCGGGCGCTGGACTTCTTCGGTGGAGTGCCCGAGATCATCGTCCCGGACAACCTCAAGGCTGGCGTGACCCACGCCAGCCGCTACGAACCCGAGCTGAACCGCACCTATCAGGAATTCGCACAGCACTACGACGTCGCCGTCATCCCTGCCCGGGTCCGCAAACCCAAAGACAAGGCCCTGGTGGAAGTGCACGTGCAGATCGTGGAACGCCGCATTCTCGCCCCGCTGCGCGACCGGGTGTTCTTCAGCCTGTCCGAGGCGAACGAAGCGGTCTGGGAACTGCTGAACACCCTCAATGGGCAACCCTTTCAGAAGAGGCCAGGCAGTCGCCGCAGTGAGTTCGAAACCCTGGATCAACCCCTGCTGCGCCCCTTGCCCGCCCAGCCCTTCGAGGTGGCCGAGTGGAAGCACGCCACGGTCGGTCTGGACTACCACGTCGTCGTCCAGGGGCACGCGTACAGCGTGCCCCATCACCACGTCAAGACCCGGGTGGATCTGCGACTCACCGCGCGGTTGATCGAGATCTACCGTTCAGGCGTACGGATCGCGGTTCATCACCGGGTCCCCGACGCGCTGACGTCGGCCCGGCAACAGACCACGGTGCCGGACCACATGCCCGCCCACCACCGGTACTACCGCGAGGTGGGTCCGGACCAACTCCTGGGTCAGGCTCAGCAGATTGGGGAGGCCACGACGACCCTGGTGCGCGCCATCTTCGACGGAGATCAACATGGGCCTGCCTCGGTTTTGCGTACTTTCGGTTACGCCGCTACGGGTTCCCTGATCCGCTCGAATTCTACCGGGCTTCGGTAG